TCAATAGGTGCCTCAGCTATGGTAATTGAGAGATGCTTAGAAAGTAGAATATAATTTATCTACTGAAAGAGTTGAAAAATGGGTTGAATTAACACTTGTATAACTCTACAAGTGATCATTGTTCATATTTATTTATTAAGGAGGTAATAAAAATGTTAAAAAGTTCAAGGAAAATAATATTGAGTTTATTAGCCCTGACACTGGTTGGAACATTTTTTGCAGGATGTTCAAATAATCAGCAAAATGGCAGTACTAATTCAAAAAAGGAGGTGGTAAAAATTGCTGTAGGATATCAAACAGTCACTTCTCAAACTTGGGGAGCATTAATTATAAAAAATAAAAAACTCTATGAAAAGTATTTAGAAGAGAAATACCCAAATAAAGAATTTCAAATTGAATGGTTTAATGCCCAGTCAGGACCACCGCTAACTAATAATATGGTGGCAGGAAAACTTCAATTTGCATTTATGGGAGACATGCCAATACTTATTAACGGAGAAAAGGGACAAACCTCTCAAAATTATAAGTCAGTGTTCTTAGCTTTTGATGGAAAGGGGGAAAAGGGAAAGAATCAGGCAATCTTAGTACCAAAGGACAGCAATATTAACTCAGTTAAAGACTTAGCAGGTAAAAATGTATCTGTACCTTTAGGCTCCAGTGCACACCGCATGCTGCTTAATGAATTGGACAAATATGGAATAACTGATAAGGTTACTATTTTAAATCAAGATGTTACCGTTGGCATGACTAATATAGAACAAAATAAAATAGATGCCCACGCTTCTTGGGAACCATTTCCAAGTCTCATAGAGAATAAAGGAATTGGAAAGATACTAGTAGATGGCAGTGATACAAATGTAGATTATTTAGATGGAATTGTTGCAGATAGAACCTGGGTGGAAAAAAATAAAGATTATACAATAGCACTTCTGAAATCACTGATAGAAGCTCATAAATATATAAGAGAAAATCCTGAAGATGCAGCTAAAATATTTGCAGAAGAAAGTAAATATCCAATAGATGTAACAAAGAAGATCGTTAAAAATATAAGATTTGATTCTGTTATATATGATAAGGATAAAGTTACTTTAGAAGGCAGTAAGGACTTTTTGAAAAAGCTAGATAAAATTAAGGATGTGGATTTAAATAAATTTATTGATGATGAATATATAAAACAAGCATATAAAGAATCTAATCTTCAATATCCAAGTGCAGATTCACTAAAAGGTAACTGGCAGCCCTTAAAATGAAGGAGATGACAATATATGAAAGAAAATACTACTTCTTATTCTAAGGTGAAAAAGATATTATGTAAAGTATTTTCAATTTTGGTATTCATTATTGTATGGCAGCTATTGGTTGATTTTAATATAAAAAGACCATTAATGTTTGGAAATTTGCCATCGCCATTAGATGTTTTTCAAGCTCTTAAAACAATCATAATTCAGAAAGAATTTTATCAGCATGCTTTGTACAGCTGCATAAGAATTTTTATAGGCTGCACCTTAGCACTTCCTATAGCAGTGATATTCGGATTCTTGATTGGGTTGACCAAATTTGGAGAGAACTTTATACTGCCTATTTTTGATATGCTAAGGCCTATTCCTCAAATTGCCTGGATTCCTATAGCAATATTAATATTTCCGTCTGTAGAAGGAAGTATCATTTTTATAACTTTTTTAGGAGCATTCTTTCCCATACTGGTTAATACCATTGCGGGAACACAAGCTGCTAATTCACTGCTGATAGAAGCCGCAAAAAGTATGAGTGCAAGCAAATGGCAGTTAATAAGATATGTATCTTTTCCAAGTGCTGTTCCTAATATTTTTACTGGACTTACCATAGGTATAGGCAGCTCATGGATGAGTGTTATAGCTGCTGAAATGATATCGGGCAAGTATGGAATAGGATACTATACCTGGACTTCCTATACTTTAATGGAGTACCCCGAAACAATAATAGGTATGATAACTATTGGTGTTATAGGAGCAACATGTTTTTCTTTAGTGAGAAAACTGGAAAAAATCATACTGGTATGGCGTGAATAATTGGAGGTGAAAAGTTTGACAATTAAAGTTAATAATGTTTCTAAAGTATACGAAATCAGAGGAAAAAAGAAAGTTCTGGTATTAAAAGATGTAAATTTAACAGTTAATACAAATGAATTTACCTGCATTTTAGGTCCCTCAGGCTGCGGAAAAAGCACGTTATTAAGAATAATTGCAGGACTTGATTCATCCACAGAAGGAACTGTTCAAATAGATGAACAAACTATAACTGAACCAAATAAAAATAGTTCTGTAGTTTTTCAAGACTATGCATTATTTCCCTGGAGAACTGTTGTACAAAATGTAGAATTTGGGCTTATATTAAGAAAAGTGCCGCGAAAAGAAGCTAAAGAAAAAGCATTAAAATACCTAAATATTGTTAATATGAGTGAATTTAAAGATCAATATATACACCAGCTATCTGGAGGAATGAAACAAAGAGTGGCTATTGCAAGGGCTCTGGTAATGGAACCTAAAATTCTTTTAATGGATGAACCCTTTGGTGCATTGGACACATTTACCAGGATTCAATTACAAGACGAACTAATTAACATATGCAAAAATAGAGAACTAAGTGTGGTGTTTGTTACACATGACATTGATGAAGCCATTTATCTGGGAGATAAAATTGCCATTATGAAATCTAATCCAGGTAACATAAATTCCTTAATAGAGATACCATTAATCAAACCGAGAAATCGAACACATTACAATTTTACACATTATAGAAATCTTATATACAAAGAATTTTCATTAGTAAAAGAATTTGAACCTGAATATAACATTTAACTTTGGGAGGTTGAGAAAATAATGAATTTAGAAACTATAAATGCTGATGTGGTTATTCTAGGTGGTGGAAGTGCCGGCACAATTGCAGCAATTAAGGCAAAAGAAAAAAATCCTGATGCTTCGGTAGTAGTGTTAGATAAAGGACCAATAGAAACTTCTGGAGCAATAGGGAGAGGAATGGATGCCCTTAATATTGTAGCATCGCCTGGATACTCTACACCAGAAAATGTCGTAGAGGCCCTAACTAAGGTTACTGAAGGCGTTTTAGATCAAGAAACAGCTTATGTACTTGGAGAAAAAAGTTTTCAAGTAATAAAGGATTTAGAAGATTATACAGAAAGAAAACCTGGCGACTTATTTCCAATTGATGAAAATGGAAACTATAAAGTGAACTACCTTCATCCAGTGGATCATCCATTATATCTTGCAATGGATGGAGAGGATATAAAAAGAGGACTAGCCAAAAGAGTTAGAGATTTAGGCGTTAAAGTTTTTGATTTTACACCAGCTGTAAAATTATTTACAACCCACGGAGAGGTTTCAGGTATACTTGCATTTAATATTCGCACAGGACAAAAATATCTAATAAAAACCCCTACAGTAATCCTTACAGCAGGAGCAGCCGGTAAATTCGGATTGCCAAGAGATGGATATTTAAGTGGATTATATGAATTTCCTGGAAATACAGGAGAAGGATTTTCACTGGCATATCAAGCTGGAGCTAAATTAATCAATCTAGAATGCTTTCAAACTAACCTTTTAATGAAGGACTTTAATGGACCAGCCTGTGGATATGTTGTAATACCAAGAGGCGGCTATGGAGTAAACGCACTGGGTGAAAAATATTGGACACACGGTTATTGGTCAGGAGATATGTTTTTAGCTGTTTGGCGTGAGTTTACGGAAGGAAGAGGTCCTGTGTATCTAAAGATGGATCATCTTCCAGAAGAAACAATAGAAGGACTGGAAAAAATCCTCTGGGGAACAGAAAGAACAACTCGAGGTTTGTTCCATGAACAAAGAGGAGAAGACTATAGAAGATGGGATTCAGTAGAACAGGGAATGGAAGAAATCACTTTATGTAGTGGTCATAGTATGTCGGGAATAAAGGTGAATAAATATGCAGAAACCAGCATACCAGGACTATATGCAGCTGGAGATTGTGCGTCAGTTCCACATCAATATCTCACTGGAGCATTTGTATTTGGCAGCATAGCCGGCCAGCGTGCAGTAGAATATGCAAGATCACATAAGTCAAAAGAAATAGATGTAGATTTAAAAGAAGTTATTGAAGAAATAGAAAGTCCTATAAAATTAGAAGTTGGGTTATCAGTTCAAGATGTTGAATATAAAATCAGATCTAAAATAAGCCAATACCTGACACCACCAAAAAGTGATCCACTCATGAAAAAATTGCTCTGGTGGATTGATAGAATAAGAAGAGAAGATATACCTAGGATAAAAGTTGACGACTATCATAATCTCATAAAGGTTACTGAAGTTAAAAGTATTTTAGATTGTGCAGAAATGGCAGCAAAAGCTTCACTGTATAGAACAGAAAGCAGATGGGGACTTGGCCATTATCGTTTAGCATATCCCGAAAGAGATAGTGAGTGGGATAACAAATGGGTAGTAATACAAAAAAATCAAGAA
This genomic interval from Clostridium kluyveri contains the following:
- a CDS encoding ABC transporter substrate-binding protein, encoding MLKSSRKIILSLLALTLVGTFFAGCSNNQQNGSTNSKKEVVKIAVGYQTVTSQTWGALIIKNKKLYEKYLEEKYPNKEFQIEWFNAQSGPPLTNNMVAGKLQFAFMGDMPILINGEKGQTSQNYKSVFLAFDGKGEKGKNQAILVPKDSNINSVKDLAGKNVSVPLGSSAHRMLLNELDKYGITDKVTILNQDVTVGMTNIEQNKIDAHASWEPFPSLIENKGIGKILVDGSDTNVDYLDGIVADRTWVEKNKDYTIALLKSLIEAHKYIRENPEDAAKIFAEESKYPIDVTKKIVKNIRFDSVIYDKDKVTLEGSKDFLKKLDKIKDVDLNKFIDDEYIKQAYKESNLQYPSADSLKGNWQPLK
- a CDS encoding fumarate reductase/succinate dehydrogenase flavoprotein subunit, coding for MNLETINADVVILGGGSAGTIAAIKAKEKNPDASVVVLDKGPIETSGAIGRGMDALNIVASPGYSTPENVVEALTKVTEGVLDQETAYVLGEKSFQVIKDLEDYTERKPGDLFPIDENGNYKVNYLHPVDHPLYLAMDGEDIKRGLAKRVRDLGVKVFDFTPAVKLFTTHGEVSGILAFNIRTGQKYLIKTPTVILTAGAAGKFGLPRDGYLSGLYEFPGNTGEGFSLAYQAGAKLINLECFQTNLLMKDFNGPACGYVVIPRGGYGVNALGEKYWTHGYWSGDMFLAVWREFTEGRGPVYLKMDHLPEETIEGLEKILWGTERTTRGLFHEQRGEDYRRWDSVEQGMEEITLCSGHSMSGIKVNKYAETSIPGLYAAGDCASVPHQYLTGAFVFGSIAGQRAVEYARSHKSKEIDVDLKEVIEEIESPIKLEVGLSVQDVEYKIRSKISQYLTPPKSDPLMKKLLWWIDRIRREDIPRIKVDDYHNLIKVTEVKSILDCAEMAAKASLYRTESRWGLGHYRLAYPERDSEWDNKWVVIQKNQETKEMTLSKETVPPHKWKFEERLEYEYPVFNLNIGKGYVPPENDNRDSWIEEKVKREGFVIPKRIIPGGKENE
- a CDS encoding ABC transporter permease; the protein is MKENTTSYSKVKKILCKVFSILVFIIVWQLLVDFNIKRPLMFGNLPSPLDVFQALKTIIIQKEFYQHALYSCIRIFIGCTLALPIAVIFGFLIGLTKFGENFILPIFDMLRPIPQIAWIPIAILIFPSVEGSIIFITFLGAFFPILVNTIAGTQAANSLLIEAAKSMSASKWQLIRYVSFPSAVPNIFTGLTIGIGSSWMSVIAAEMISGKYGIGYYTWTSYTLMEYPETIIGMITIGVIGATCFSLVRKLEKIILVWRE
- a CDS encoding ABC transporter ATP-binding protein, with translation MKSLTIKVNNVSKVYEIRGKKKVLVLKDVNLTVNTNEFTCILGPSGCGKSTLLRIIAGLDSSTEGTVQIDEQTITEPNKNSSVVFQDYALFPWRTVVQNVEFGLILRKVPRKEAKEKALKYLNIVNMSEFKDQYIHQLSGGMKQRVAIARALVMEPKILLMDEPFGALDTFTRIQLQDELINICKNRELSVVFVTHDIDEAIYLGDKIAIMKSNPGNINSLIEIPLIKPRNRTHYNFTHYRNLIYKEFSLVKEFEPEYNI